A part of Vespertiliibacter pulmonis genomic DNA contains:
- the parE gene encoding DNA topoisomerase IV subunit B — translation MSDKRYGADEITVLKDLEPVQLRPGMYTDTTRPNHLGQEVIDNSVDEALSGFASQIDIILHSDNSLEVIDNGRGMPVDIHSTENISGVELILTKLHAGGKFSNKNYTFSGGLHGVGISVVNALSKRVNIKIKRGGEIYTIAFENGAKVEELKVIGSCPKRQTGTSVHFFPNEQYFDSPKFSVSRLRHLLRAKAVLCPKLTINFTDHINHQQETWYYEDGLADYLAEALQGRETLPDPAFIGEVTNETEAVAWALTWLPDGELLTESYVNLIPTALGGTHVNGLRQGLFKAMDQFCEQHKLLPRGIKLTADDVWHRCAYVLSLKMQEPQFAGQTKERLSSRQASSYIENTIKDHFNLWLNENIQVGKQLAEMAINSAQKRLQIEKKVIRKKLVSGPALPGKLADCISQNLKHTELFLVEGDSAGGSAKQARDKEFQAILPLRGKILNTWEVSSNQVLASTEVHDIAVAMGIDPNNDDLSQLRYGKICILADADSDGLHIATLLCALFLRHFPSLVRNGHVYVAMPPLFRIDIGKNEVYYALDEAEKEAILARFTHKKGTPNVQRFKGLGEMNPNQLRETTMDPNTRRLVQLTYDDETTLYEQIENSINTFELMDMLLAKKRSEDRKKWLQDHGDEADITV, via the coding sequence ATGTCAGATAAACGCTACGGAGCAGACGAAATTACCGTTCTAAAAGACTTAGAACCCGTACAATTACGTCCAGGAATGTACACCGATACCACTCGTCCAAACCATCTAGGACAAGAAGTCATTGATAATAGTGTCGATGAAGCATTATCAGGCTTCGCCAGTCAAATTGATATTATTTTACACTCAGATAACTCACTAGAAGTGATTGATAATGGACGTGGAATGCCCGTTGATATTCACTCCACTGAGAATATTTCAGGTGTCGAACTGATCTTAACTAAACTGCACGCAGGGGGGAAATTTTCAAATAAAAATTATACTTTTTCGGGCGGATTACATGGGGTGGGAATTTCTGTTGTAAATGCGCTCTCGAAACGGGTTAATATCAAAATTAAACGAGGCGGCGAAATTTATACTATCGCCTTTGAAAACGGAGCTAAAGTCGAAGAATTAAAGGTAATTGGTAGCTGCCCTAAACGTCAAACAGGCACAAGCGTACATTTTTTTCCTAATGAACAATATTTTGACTCTCCTAAATTTTCTGTTAGTCGTTTACGTCATTTATTGCGTGCTAAAGCGGTACTTTGTCCAAAATTAACGATAAATTTCACCGATCATATCAATCACCAACAAGAAACTTGGTATTATGAAGATGGACTGGCAGATTATTTAGCCGAGGCTCTACAAGGTAGAGAAACACTACCAGATCCTGCTTTTATCGGTGAAGTAACTAATGAAACTGAAGCAGTAGCTTGGGCATTAACTTGGCTACCTGACGGAGAATTATTAACAGAGAGTTATGTTAATTTAATTCCAACTGCACTAGGGGGAACGCATGTTAATGGTCTGCGCCAAGGCTTATTTAAAGCAATGGATCAATTCTGCGAACAGCATAAATTATTACCAAGGGGTATAAAACTTACTGCCGATGATGTATGGCACAGATGTGCCTACGTACTCTCCCTAAAAATGCAAGAGCCACAATTTGCCGGGCAAACTAAAGAACGTTTATCTTCTCGTCAAGCCTCAAGCTATATTGAAAATACAATCAAAGACCACTTTAATTTATGGCTTAATGAAAATATTCAAGTAGGTAAACAATTAGCTGAAATGGCAATAAACTCTGCTCAAAAGCGGTTACAAATAGAAAAAAAAGTTATTCGTAAAAAATTAGTTAGCGGTCCTGCATTACCAGGAAAATTAGCAGATTGTATTTCGCAAAATCTAAAACATACAGAGCTATTTCTCGTAGAAGGTGACTCAGCAGGAGGATCTGCTAAGCAAGCTAGAGATAAAGAGTTTCAGGCAATACTTCCTTTAAGAGGAAAAATTCTGAATACTTGGGAAGTTTCATCAAACCAAGTTTTAGCCTCAACGGAAGTTCACGATATAGCCGTTGCAATGGGAATTGATCCAAATAATGATGATCTAAGCCAACTGCGTTATGGAAAAATTTGTATTCTTGCCGATGCAGACTCTGATGGACTTCATATTGCAACTTTACTATGTGCATTATTTTTACGCCACTTTCCAAGTTTAGTACGTAATGGGCATGTTTATGTTGCAATGCCACCTCTTTTTCGGATTGATATTGGTAAAAATGAAGTCTATTACGCCTTAGATGAAGCAGAAAAAGAAGCAATTTTAGCTCGTTTTACTCATAAAAAAGGGACACCAAATGTACAACGCTTTAAAGGTTTAGGAGAGATGAATCCAAATCAGCTAAGAGAAACGACAATGGATCCTAATACTCGCCGTTTAGTTCAACTGACCTATGATGATGAAACAACATTATATGAGCAAATTGAGAATAGTATTAACACATTTGAATTAATGGATATGCTACTCGCTAAAAAGCGATCAGAAGATAGGAAAAAATGGTTGCAAGACCACGGAGATGAGGCAGATATAACTGTATAG
- a CDS encoding Dps family protein, producing the protein MTNSIGLNSVSSEQLAKELNKLLASYQVFYTNVRGYHWNIRGVSFFELHAKFEETYDDLIVKVDEIAERILTLGHVPANGFSQYLEDSLIKEDIGVSSAQSCLNGTVDGFKVLLKQQREILALAGSAEDEGTASQMSDYIKEQEKLVWMFTAAATCGVCQQ; encoded by the coding sequence ATGACTAACTCAATTGGTTTAAATTCAGTATCATCAGAGCAATTAGCAAAAGAACTTAATAAATTATTAGCAAGCTACCAAGTTTTTTATACTAACGTGCGTGGTTATCATTGGAATATTCGTGGTGTAAGCTTTTTTGAATTGCATGCTAAATTTGAAGAAACTTATGACGATTTAATTGTAAAAGTAGATGAAATTGCAGAGCGTATTCTAACTTTAGGACATGTTCCTGCAAATGGTTTTAGCCAATATTTAGAAGATTCTTTAATTAAAGAAGATATTGGTGTTAGCTCAGCACAAAGCTGTTTAAATGGAACGGTTGATGGTTTTAAAGTATTATTAAAACAACAACGTGAAATTTTAGCTTTAGCTGGTAGTGCAGAAGATGAAGGTACTGCATCACAAATGAGTGATTATATTAAAGAGCAAGAAAAATTAGTATGGATGTTCACTGCAGCAGCAACTTGTGGTGTGTGCCAACAATAA
- a CDS encoding monovalent cation:proton antiporter-2 (CPA2) family protein, producing the protein MAAEGAHQLVSVVTLLGAAVIAVPLFKKLGLGSILGYLAAGLAIGPFGFGFFDDAESIIHLAELGVVMFLFIIGLEMKPSHIWGLRNYIFGLGSLQIFTAIIGLTAVALLYGFSLEISFVSAAGFVLTSTAIVMRELSERGDIASPSGQKIVSILLFEDLLIVPLLAFVTFLSPNYSGDGSLWKSIGIAGVSIAALVVAGIWLLNPLFKILAKTKTREVMTAAALLVVLGSALLMEMGGLSMAMGAFVAGVLLSESSFRHQLEADIEPFRGLLLGLFFVGVGMSLNLSVVFENLGLIVSGVIAFMFVKGLCIYLIARITKKSNAKALDRAILMAQGGEFAFVLYAAAAAQNVIDKQIQANMTAIVVLSMVLTPLLIILYKRVIVPRLDPAEMEPEADHIDTQHPTIIIGLGRYGQIVNHLLMMTGYHPTVIDKDATLIAGMKKRGIKSYYGDASRPELLHAAGIETAELLVVAIDDKAQATHIVETARKMNPTIKIISRAYDRLHVFDLFKAGADIQVRETFDSALRTGKKVLLEMGMDKETVDEIGEVYFYRDRHSVKLMAEVYDPAIGRFNNNEMLKLALENDQETMLEIQKIIHKDD; encoded by the coding sequence ATGGCAGCCGAAGGTGCACATCAGCTAGTGAGTGTCGTAACCCTGCTTGGGGCGGCAGTGATTGCTGTGCCATTATTTAAGAAGTTAGGTTTAGGCTCAATTTTGGGCTATCTTGCAGCAGGATTAGCGATTGGTCCATTTGGGTTTGGTTTTTTTGATGATGCTGAAAGTATCATACACCTTGCTGAACTCGGTGTGGTGATGTTCTTATTTATTATTGGTTTGGAAATGAAGCCCTCGCATATTTGGGGATTACGAAATTATATTTTTGGCTTAGGTTCATTACAAATATTTACGGCAATTATTGGTTTAACGGCAGTAGCACTTCTTTATGGGTTTTCTTTAGAGATTTCTTTCGTATCAGCTGCTGGATTTGTATTAACTTCAACAGCTATTGTAATGAGAGAACTTAGTGAACGTGGTGATATTGCATCTCCAAGTGGTCAGAAAATAGTTTCTATTTTGTTGTTTGAAGATCTTTTAATCGTACCATTATTAGCCTTTGTTACGTTTCTTTCTCCTAATTACTCTGGCGATGGTTCATTGTGGAAAAGTATTGGTATTGCAGGTGTTTCTATTGCAGCATTGGTTGTTGCAGGGATTTGGTTATTAAACCCATTATTTAAAATTTTAGCAAAAACTAAAACTCGAGAAGTTATGACTGCTGCTGCTTTGTTAGTGGTATTAGGCTCGGCATTACTTATGGAAATGGGTGGACTATCGATGGCAATGGGGGCATTTGTTGCGGGTGTATTATTATCCGAATCAAGTTTCCGTCATCAATTAGAAGCAGATATTGAACCATTCCGTGGGTTATTACTTGGATTATTCTTTGTTGGCGTGGGAATGTCGCTAAACCTTTCTGTGGTTTTTGAAAATTTAGGGCTGATTGTTTCGGGCGTAATTGCCTTTATGTTTGTTAAGGGGCTATGTATCTATCTTATTGCCCGTATAACTAAAAAAAGCAATGCGAAAGCGCTAGATCGTGCAATTTTAATGGCACAAGGTGGAGAGTTTGCTTTCGTATTATATGCAGCAGCAGCGGCTCAAAATGTTATTGATAAGCAGATTCAAGCGAATATGACAGCCATTGTAGTGCTTTCTATGGTTTTAACCCCATTGCTAATTATTTTATATAAACGTGTAATTGTACCACGTTTAGATCCTGCTGAAATGGAGCCAGAAGCTGATCATATTGATACACAGCATCCAACAATTATTATTGGACTTGGACGCTATGGGCAAATTGTAAATCATCTTTTAATGATGACGGGCTATCACCCAACCGTAATTGATAAAGATGCGACATTAATTGCAGGAATGAAAAAACGAGGCATTAAGAGTTATTATGGTGATGCGAGTCGCCCAGAATTATTGCACGCGGCAGGTATTGAAACAGCAGAATTATTAGTTGTAGCGATCGATGATAAAGCACAAGCAACACATATTGTAGAAACAGCTAGAAAAATGAACCCAACTATTAAAATTATTTCTCGGGCTTATGACCGTTTACATGTATTTGATTTATTCAAAGCTGGGGCGGATATTCAGGTACGTGAAACTTTTGATTCGGCATTGCGTACAGGCAAAAAAGTATTACTTGAAATGGGAATGGATAAAGAAACAGTTGATGAGATTGGTGAGGTCTATTTTTATCGGGATCGCCATAGTGTTAAATTGATGGCGGAAGTTTATGACCCTGCTATTGGTCGATTTAATAATAATGAAATGTTGAAATTAGCGTTAGAAAACGATCAAGAAACAATGCTAGAGATTCAAAAAATTATCCATAAAGATGATTAA